Proteins encoded by one window of Dokdonella sp.:
- a CDS encoding serine/threonine-protein kinase yields the protein MSTTDSALLRELFEAVADLDPATRANYLDAHCPARLRARLDVLLRADADAGEPVSRTRVGELAGNIGDMPAVAPRPSHRIGPFEVLGLLGEGGFSTVLHARREVAGATQDVALKLLRRSLHSPEARQQFRREQRALLALHHPNIARMIEGGVTGEGQPYIALELVRGSDIVEHARQRNLDLRARLRLFVVACRAVDAAHRALIVHRDLKPSNVLVDDEGEVKLLDFGIAKLLEGDDEDHRTLMPAFTPAYAAPEQRSGGAVTTATDVYALGVLLGELLTGERVNDGSGRTPSSRVGMTAGDGAVVPITRRQLRGDLDTIVMKALADEPERRYASAGTLADDIERLLEGRPVTAHPPSTWYRARKFVMRHKGGVASTFAFLVAILAALGVALWQAHVARGEAIRANTQTQRAESVRDFLVSVFDAAQPEVPREKRPGIEELVDEAAERMLADTRLPPATRLDLALTLARVMRSLGSTARVHTLLDRAGAEADALHLADDADARLRLRLLRAQALLDESKPAEAKTALGGADRVLTARDEPRGVEALVARASAEGGINDHDAARTTFAEARALAGRLATGRDDAVRSVDIAEADALALAQRFNDALALAEATRERWNAQGAPADRRMFDLLATISTAASATGHPDKADIAYREAITLAERIHARPHPDTAWAIGAYGSFLVANARYADAEPHIERALAMRRSLLGDTHPDTLNAIAALGRLRAGQSRRDEARLAFEEGIAHCQTGEVRHPVCPRLLGSLSLMLLGEGKVERAGELAAHAVEEQRALSGDDSPQLIAPLGFLAQVDVRRERYEDVLRTTDSVLAISTRVGTLASKEVRYARFRRALALFALGRNAETLELISDVVAEQKAKTPDEKSTLFSMLMLQARALARAGRGEEARPVAAEALAIDPKPRGTNAKMLVNLERIARDGRGD from the coding sequence ATGAGCACCACTGACTCCGCCCTCCTGCGCGAACTGTTCGAGGCCGTCGCCGACCTCGACCCGGCCACGCGCGCAAACTACCTCGATGCCCACTGCCCGGCGCGGTTGCGCGCCCGGCTCGACGTGCTGCTGCGCGCCGATGCCGACGCCGGCGAGCCGGTCTCGCGCACGCGCGTCGGTGAACTCGCCGGGAACATCGGCGACATGCCCGCCGTGGCGCCACGCCCAAGCCACCGCATCGGTCCGTTCGAAGTCCTCGGCCTGCTCGGCGAGGGCGGCTTCTCGACCGTCCTGCATGCGCGTCGCGAGGTCGCCGGGGCGACCCAGGACGTCGCCCTCAAGCTCCTGCGCCGCAGCCTGCACAGCCCCGAGGCGCGCCAGCAGTTCCGCCGCGAGCAGCGCGCCCTGCTCGCCCTGCACCACCCCAACATCGCGCGCATGATCGAGGGCGGCGTCACCGGCGAGGGACAACCCTACATCGCACTCGAACTCGTGCGCGGCAGCGACATCGTCGAACACGCACGTCAGCGCAACCTCGACCTGCGTGCGCGCCTGCGCCTGTTCGTCGTTGCCTGCCGCGCCGTCGATGCCGCCCATCGCGCGCTGATCGTGCATCGCGACCTCAAACCCTCCAACGTGCTGGTCGATGACGAGGGCGAGGTCAAGCTGCTCGACTTCGGCATCGCCAAGCTGCTCGAAGGCGACGACGAGGACCACCGCACCCTCATGCCGGCCTTCACCCCGGCCTATGCCGCACCCGAGCAGCGCAGCGGCGGTGCGGTCACCACCGCCACTGATGTCTACGCGCTCGGCGTCCTGCTCGGCGAACTGCTGACCGGCGAGCGCGTCAACGACGGCAGCGGACGCACGCCGTCCAGCCGCGTCGGCATGACCGCCGGCGACGGCGCGGTTGTGCCGATCACGCGCCGCCAGTTGCGCGGCGATCTCGACACCATCGTCATGAAGGCGCTGGCCGACGAGCCGGAACGGCGCTACGCCTCGGCCGGCACCCTGGCCGACGACATCGAACGCCTGCTCGAGGGACGACCGGTCACCGCCCATCCGCCGTCGACCTGGTACCGCGCACGCAAGTTCGTGATGCGCCACAAGGGCGGTGTGGCCAGCACCTTCGCCTTCCTCGTCGCCATCCTCGCGGCGCTTGGCGTGGCGCTGTGGCAGGCGCATGTCGCCCGTGGCGAAGCCATCCGCGCCAACACGCAGACGCAACGCGCCGAATCCGTGCGCGATTTCCTCGTCTCGGTGTTCGATGCTGCCCAGCCGGAAGTACCACGCGAGAAGCGGCCCGGTATCGAGGAACTGGTCGACGAGGCTGCCGAGCGCATGCTCGCCGACACTCGCCTGCCGCCGGCGACACGGCTCGATCTCGCGCTGACCCTGGCACGCGTCATGCGTTCGCTCGGCTCGACCGCGCGCGTGCACACCCTGCTCGACCGCGCCGGAGCGGAAGCCGATGCCTTGCACCTCGCGGACGACGCCGATGCACGCCTGCGCCTGCGCCTGTTGCGCGCACAGGCGCTGCTCGACGAATCGAAGCCGGCCGAGGCGAAGACCGCGCTGGGCGGCGCCGACCGTGTACTGACCGCGCGCGACGAACCGCGCGGCGTCGAGGCACTGGTCGCCCGCGCCAGTGCCGAAGGCGGCATCAACGATCACGACGCCGCGCGCACGACTTTCGCCGAGGCGCGCGCGCTGGCCGGGCGGCTCGCCACCGGCCGCGACGATGCCGTGCGCAGCGTCGACATCGCCGAAGCCGATGCGCTCGCCCTGGCCCAGCGATTCAACGATGCGCTCGCGCTCGCCGAAGCCACGCGCGAGCGCTGGAACGCGCAGGGAGCACCGGCCGACCGGCGCATGTTCGATCTGCTCGCGACGATCAGCACGGCGGCTTCCGCCACCGGCCATCCCGACAAGGCCGATATCGCCTATCGCGAGGCGATCACGCTGGCCGAACGCATCCATGCGCGCCCCCATCCGGATACCGCCTGGGCGATCGGTGCCTATGGCAGCTTCCTCGTCGCCAATGCCCGCTATGCCGATGCCGAACCGCACATCGAACGCGCCCTGGCCATGCGCCGCAGCCTGCTCGGCGACACTCATCCCGACACGCTCAATGCCATCGCCGCGCTCGGCCGGCTGCGCGCAGGCCAGTCGCGCCGCGACGAGGCGCGACTGGCGTTCGAGGAAGGCATCGCGCACTGCCAAACGGGCGAGGTGCGTCACCCGGTATGCCCGCGCCTGCTCGGCTCGCTGTCGCTGATGCTGCTCGGCGAAGGCAAGGTCGAACGCGCCGGCGAACTCGCCGCGCATGCAGTCGAGGAGCAGCGTGCGCTGTCGGGTGACGACAGTCCGCAACTCATCGCCCCACTCGGATTCCTCGCCCAGGTCGACGTCCGCCGCGAGCGCTACGAGGACGTCTTGCGCACGACCGACAGCGTGCTCGCCATCTCCACGCGCGTCGGCACGCTGGCCTCGAAGGAGGTGCGCTATGCGCGCTTCCGTCGTGCGCTCGCCCTGTTTGCGCTCGGGCGCAATGCCGAAACCCTCGAGTTGATCAGCGACGTCGTCGCCGAGCAGAAGGCCAAGACCCCCGACGAGAAATCGACGCTGTTCTCGATGCTGATGCTGCAGGCACGTGCCCTGGCCCGCGCCGGGCGCGGCGAGGAGGCCAGGCCGGTCGCCGCCGAAGCACTCGCGATCGATCCGAAGCCGCGCGGCACCAACGCGAAAATGCTCGTCAACCTCGAGCGCATCGCCCGGGATGGCCGCGGCGACTGA
- a CDS encoding carbon starvation CstA family protein, protein MNSLISKIGWLALAILGAFCLGTVALHRGETINAVWLVTAAVSILFIAYRFYSKFIDDRALRPDPTRATPAWRRNDGLDYVPTDKHVVYGHHFAAIAGAGPLVGPVLAAQMGYLPGTLWILVGVIFAGAVQDFMVLFFSTRRDGRSLGEMARSELGNGAGTVAMIGVTMIMFIILAVLALVVVKALAESPWGTFTVAMTIPIALFMGIYLRYLRPGKVMEVSVIGLVLLMLSIWLGGVVSHSPEWADAFHFDGRQLAWMLIAYGFVASVIPIWLLLAPRDYLSTFLKIGTVLMLAIGIVIVMPEMRMPALTKFVDGTGPVFAGSLFPFLFITIACGAVSGWHSLISSGTTPKMLSSETDARYVGYGGMLMEAFVAIMALIAACVLDPGVYFAMNAPAALLGTTPESAAAAITNLGFTITPEILVQTAKDVGEGTILSRTGGAPTLAVGMAHILHQVIAGEGMMAFWYHYAILFEALFILTTVDAGTRAGRFMIQDLAGLAVPALKKTESWAANLIATGLCVACWGYFLYQGVVDPLGGINTLWPLFGIANQMLAAIALTVCCVCLIKMKRDRYVWIPAMPTAWLLVCTLTAGWQKIFHDNPKIGFLATANRYSDALGRGEVLAPAKSVEEMGRIVFNNYINATLAGLFMLIVVIVVVFGLRAAIKARRSAEPTAQETPYVSIDSVRA, encoded by the coding sequence ATGAACTCGCTCATCAGCAAGATCGGCTGGCTCGCGCTCGCCATACTCGGAGCCTTCTGCCTCGGTACCGTGGCACTGCATCGCGGTGAAACGATCAACGCGGTCTGGCTCGTCACTGCCGCGGTGTCGATTCTGTTCATCGCCTATCGCTTCTACAGCAAGTTCATAGACGACAGGGCACTGCGGCCCGATCCGACGCGGGCGACGCCGGCCTGGCGGCGCAATGACGGCCTCGACTACGTGCCGACCGACAAGCATGTCGTGTACGGCCACCACTTCGCCGCGATCGCCGGCGCCGGGCCATTGGTCGGCCCAGTGCTCGCCGCGCAGATGGGCTACCTGCCGGGAACCCTGTGGATCCTCGTCGGCGTGATCTTCGCCGGAGCGGTGCAGGACTTCATGGTGCTGTTCTTCTCGACGCGCCGCGATGGTCGCTCACTCGGCGAGATGGCACGCTCCGAACTCGGCAACGGCGCCGGCACGGTGGCGATGATCGGCGTGACGATGATCATGTTCATCATCCTCGCCGTGCTCGCCCTGGTCGTGGTCAAGGCGCTGGCGGAAAGCCCGTGGGGCACGTTCACGGTGGCCATGACCATCCCGATCGCATTGTTCATGGGCATCTACCTGCGCTACCTGCGCCCCGGCAAGGTCATGGAGGTCTCGGTCATCGGCCTGGTCCTGCTGATGCTGTCGATCTGGCTTGGTGGTGTCGTTTCGCACAGCCCGGAATGGGCCGACGCCTTCCATTTCGACGGCCGCCAGCTGGCCTGGATGCTGATCGCCTATGGCTTCGTCGCCTCGGTCATCCCGATCTGGCTGCTGCTTGCACCACGTGACTACCTGTCGACCTTCCTCAAGATCGGCACCGTGCTCATGCTCGCGATCGGCATCGTCATCGTCATGCCCGAGATGCGCATGCCGGCGCTGACCAAGTTCGTCGACGGCACCGGCCCGGTGTTCGCCGGCAGCCTGTTCCCGTTCCTGTTCATCACGATTGCCTGCGGTGCGGTGTCGGGCTGGCATTCTCTTATCTCGTCGGGCACCACGCCGAAGATGCTGTCGAGCGAGACCGATGCACGCTACGTCGGCTACGGCGGCATGCTGATGGAAGCCTTCGTCGCGATCATGGCCCTGATCGCCGCCTGTGTGCTCGATCCCGGCGTGTACTTCGCGATGAACGCACCGGCGGCCCTGCTCGGCACCACGCCGGAATCCGCCGCCGCGGCGATCACCAACCTCGGCTTCACGATCACGCCGGAAATCCTCGTGCAGACCGCGAAGGATGTCGGCGAAGGCACGATCCTGTCGCGTACCGGTGGCGCGCCGACACTGGCGGTGGGCATGGCGCATATCCTCCACCAGGTCATCGCCGGCGAAGGCATGATGGCGTTCTGGTACCACTACGCGATCCTGTTCGAGGCGCTGTTCATCCTGACCACGGTCGATGCCGGCACTCGCGCCGGTCGCTTCATGATCCAGGACCTGGCCGGCCTGGCCGTGCCGGCGCTGAAGAAGACCGAGTCGTGGGCGGCCAACCTGATCGCCACCGGCCTGTGCGTCGCCTGCTGGGGTTATTTCCTCTACCAGGGCGTGGTCGATCCGCTCGGTGGCATCAACACGCTGTGGCCGCTGTTCGGCATCGCCAACCAGATGCTCGCGGCCATCGCGCTGACCGTCTGCTGCGTGTGCCTGATCAAGATGAAGCGTGACCGCTACGTATGGATCCCGGCCATGCCGACGGCCTGGCTGCTGGTCTGCACGCTGACCGCCGGCTGGCAGAAGATCTTCCACGACAACCCGAAGATCGGTTTCCTCGCCACCGCCAACCGCTATTCCGACGCGCTCGGCCGCGGCGAGGTGCTGGCGCCGGCGAAGTCGGTCGAGGAGATGGGCCGCATCGTGTTCAACAACTACATCAACGCGACCCTGGCGGGATTGTTCATGCTGATCGTGGTGATCGTGGTCGTGTTTGGCCTGCGTGCGGCGATCAAGGCCCGGCGCAGCGCCGAGCCTACCGCGCAGGAAACGCCGTACGTGTCGATCGACTCGGTGCGCGCCTGA
- a CDS encoding SDR family oxidoreductase — protein MSMPTTFELDGKLAFVSGASRGIGEAGARLLAAHGAHVIVSSRRIEACEAVARSIREAGGSAEALACHIGDPDSIAATFATIDAQHGRLDVLVNNAAANPYFGPIVDTGIDAFQKTVDVNIRGYFLMSQAAAKRMARQGGGSIINVASVNGVIPGDGQGIYSITKAAILSMTKAFAKECAAQGVRVNALLPGLTDTRFAGPLIHDPAILARALGHIPLGRVAEPAEMAGALLFLASSASSYVTGTWLNVDGGYLSA, from the coding sequence ATGTCCATGCCCACCACGTTCGAACTCGATGGCAAGCTCGCCTTCGTCAGCGGCGCCAGCCGCGGCATCGGCGAGGCCGGCGCGCGCCTGCTCGCCGCACACGGCGCGCATGTGATCGTGTCGAGCCGGCGCATCGAGGCCTGCGAGGCGGTCGCACGGTCGATCCGCGAAGCCGGCGGCAGCGCCGAGGCGCTGGCCTGCCACATCGGCGACCCGGATTCGATCGCGGCGACGTTCGCGACGATCGATGCGCAGCACGGACGGCTCGACGTTCTGGTCAACAATGCTGCGGCGAATCCGTATTTCGGGCCGATCGTCGATACCGGCATCGACGCATTCCAGAAGACCGTCGACGTCAACATCCGTGGCTACTTCCTGATGTCGCAGGCGGCGGCGAAACGCATGGCCAGGCAGGGTGGCGGCTCGATCATCAATGTCGCCTCGGTCAACGGCGTGATCCCGGGTGACGGCCAGGGCATCTACTCGATCACCAAGGCGGCCATCCTGTCGATGACCAAGGCCTTCGCCAAGGAGTGCGCAGCGCAGGGCGTGCGTGTCAACGCGCTGCTGCCGGGACTGACCGACACCCGGTTTGCCGGCCCGCTGATCCACGACCCGGCAATCCTCGCGCGCGCGCTCGGCCACATCCCACTCGGACGCGTCGCCGAGCCGGCCGAGATGGCCGGCGCGCTGCTCTTCCTCGCCTCATCCGCTTCGAGCTATGTGACCGGCACCTGGCTCAACGTCGATGGCGGTTATCTCAGCGCTTGA
- a CDS encoding YbdD/YjiX family protein, protein MLRGFWRHAVQTARLIIGIPDYDTYVEHIRRFHPEREPMSYEAFFAERQAARYRGGGGRCC, encoded by the coding sequence ATGCTGCGCGGGTTCTGGCGTCACGCCGTGCAGACTGCCCGCCTGATCATCGGCATCCCCGATTACGACACCTATGTCGAACACATCCGTCGCTTCCACCCGGAGCGCGAGCCGATGAGCTACGAGGCGTTTTTTGCCGAGCGGCAGGCGGCGCGGTATCGGGGTGGGGGTGGGCGTTGTTGTTAG
- a CDS encoding ECF-type sigma factor: MSDPGSPDEAAGDTDALFAAVYDRLKAMAGRQLARGARGTLDTTELVHDLYLRLGHGDNLVFARPEQFLAYAARAMRHLLADRARDRQRQRAGGDWVRVTLTGRDERLVLDSAEEALALDAALGRLEADDARTARVAELAWFAGLDQERIAATLDISLSTVARDLRFARAFLKAELGG; this comes from the coding sequence ATGAGCGATCCGGGTTCCCCCGACGAAGCGGCAGGCGACACCGACGCGTTGTTCGCCGCGGTCTATGACCGCCTCAAGGCGATGGCCGGGCGCCAGCTCGCTCGGGGTGCGCGCGGCACGCTCGACACCACCGAGCTCGTGCACGACCTCTATCTGCGCCTCGGCCATGGCGACAACCTCGTCTTCGCGCGGCCCGAACAGTTCCTCGCCTACGCTGCACGCGCGATGCGCCACCTGCTCGCCGACCGCGCGCGTGATCGCCAACGCCAGCGCGCCGGCGGCGACTGGGTGCGCGTGACCCTGACGGGACGCGACGAGCGCCTGGTCCTGGACAGCGCCGAGGAGGCGCTCGCCCTCGATGCGGCACTGGGCAGGCTCGAAGCGGACGATGCGCGCACCGCCCGCGTGGCCGAACTGGCCTGGTTCGCCGGCCTCGACCAGGAACGGATCGCCGCGACGCTCGACATCAGCCTGAGCACGGTGGCGCGCGACCTGCGCTTCGCCCGCGCCTTCCTCAAGGCCGAGCTCGGCGGATGA
- a CDS encoding TCR/Tet family MFS transporter, translating to MPFLSGSRRKAAIAFILVTAALDIIAMGIVMPVLPPLIETFTGSNARAGIINGVFVALWAIMQFIASPVIGAWSDQVGRRPVILISTAGLAADYVLMALAPDLWWLALGRIIAGVTSASFTTVYAYMADITPPAERARAYGLIGAAFAGGFVAGPMLGGMLGEWSPRAPFWFAGALSGVAFLYGWFVLPESLAAENRMAFSWRRANPFGALRLLRSHAELAGLAVVNFLLYFAHHVFSAVFVLYAGHRYGWGALDVGLVLALAGALDMLVQGLLVGPVARRLGDRRTMVLGLGVGAIGIACMGLAPNGVLFTLSMLPNAAWGLAMPTLQALMTRRVSESEQGQLQGANMSVASIAGVVSPLFFGWIYSISSGADAAIPYIGTSLLMAAAVLAAAALIGVRVGRLHGRSGVS from the coding sequence ATGCCCTTTTTGTCCGGATCGCGCCGCAAGGCGGCGATCGCCTTCATCCTCGTCACCGCCGCGCTCGACATCATCGCCATGGGCATCGTCATGCCCGTGCTGCCGCCGCTGATCGAGACCTTCACCGGCTCGAACGCACGCGCCGGCATCATCAACGGCGTGTTCGTCGCACTGTGGGCGATCATGCAGTTCATCGCCTCGCCCGTGATTGGCGCGTGGTCGGACCAGGTCGGCCGGCGGCCGGTGATCCTGATCTCCACGGCCGGCCTCGCCGCCGACTACGTGCTGATGGCCCTGGCCCCGGACCTGTGGTGGCTCGCCCTCGGCCGCATCATCGCCGGCGTCACTTCGGCGAGCTTCACCACCGTGTACGCCTACATGGCCGACATCACGCCACCGGCCGAACGCGCCCGTGCCTATGGCCTGATCGGCGCGGCCTTCGCCGGCGGTTTCGTCGCCGGGCCGATGCTTGGTGGCATGCTCGGCGAATGGTCGCCGCGCGCACCGTTCTGGTTCGCCGGTGCGCTCAGCGGCGTGGCCTTCCTGTACGGCTGGTTCGTGCTGCCCGAGTCGCTGGCTGCCGAGAACCGCATGGCCTTCTCGTGGCGCCGCGCCAACCCATTCGGCGCGCTGCGCCTGCTGCGCTCGCATGCCGAACTCGCCGGCCTCGCCGTCGTCAACTTCCTACTGTACTTCGCCCACCACGTTTTTTCTGCCGTGTTCGTGCTGTATGCGGGGCACCGCTACGGCTGGGGCGCACTCGACGTCGGCCTCGTGCTGGCCTTGGCCGGGGCGCTCGACATGCTCGTGCAGGGGCTGCTGGTCGGACCGGTGGCACGACGCCTCGGTGACCGCCGCACAATGGTGCTCGGCCTCGGCGTCGGCGCGATCGGCATCGCCTGCATGGGCCTCGCACCGAACGGCGTGCTGTTCACGCTGTCGATGCTGCCGAATGCGGCTTGGGGACTGGCCATGCCGACCCTGCAGGCCCTGATGACGCGGCGCGTGTCGGAGTCCGAACAGGGGCAGCTGCAGGGCGCCAACATGAGCGTGGCCAGCATCGCCGGCGTGGTGTCGCCGCTGTTCTTCGGCTGGATCTACTCGATCTCCAGCGGCGCCGATGCGGCGATCCCGTACATCGGCACGAGCCTGCTGATGGCCGCCGCCGTGCTCGCCGCGGCTGCGCTGATCGGCGTGCGCGTCGGACGCCTGCACGGAAGGAGCGGGGTGTCGTAG
- a CDS encoding S41 family peptidase, producing MRTLIGMGACAALLAGTMAQAANPRDTRMLANPAVHGDSIAFTYDNDLWLVARDGGSARRLTQAPGREFVPRFSPDGRWLAFSAEYGDNVDVYVMPAGGGEAKRLTWHPGNDIVRGFTPAGEVLFQSEEGQFSGRLSALYTVPVGGGVPKRLPVPSGAKAALSPDGTTLAYSPNAEAFRQWKNYRGGTQSRIWLMDMRSLAVSEVSKPAGGSNDTDPMWIGGTLYFSSDRDGEFNLYRYDATTKQATRLTAFEDFPVVSADADAAGVIVFEQAGWLHELDTRSGTTRRLVVAAVSDLAETRPRIASDVKWVREVAGSPDLKRLAMNYRGEIVTVPAGKGDPRQITRSPGANDHSPAWSADGRLIAWFSDADGEYALHVGAQDGSGTPRRYKLDGAGYYDSPQFSPDGQRIAFQDNSQSLWVIELASGRTAKIASEPVYSPLDRMSANWSPDSRWLAYTVQNAGLIQTVYAWSVDSGRSIRLTDGLSEMVEPAFDPNGEFLYVLASTDAGPLKDWFSQANGDAVMTHGLYAITLRRDGPHPIPPQSDEVEVKSAETKATDKNAKDKPAVRVRIDAEGIEDRIVALPAGSAGRSGLRVGTSGEIYFLETANPHASAGSGDAELKRFRLEDREVKTLARKVGDYRLSSDGKRIAWLSGKDWSISDIKDELKPGDGKLALERIAVAVDPRAEWHQILDDAWRINRDYFYADNFHGADWPKMREKYRAFLPDLATRADLDTVIRMMLSELAVGHSYLSPGDYPAKPKKIEVGLLGADYVLVGDRYRFSKVLGGLNWNPDLRSPLRTPGVEVRAGEYLLAVDGVELRAPMSVYALFENKAERQVRLRVGPNADGSGAREVTVVPVASENGLRYRDWVEGNLRYVDAKSGGRLAYVHVPNTAAAGFESFKRYFYPQSNKAGIILDERFNGGGLIADYYIDILRRPLIAHWKMRYGEDLVSPRGAIFGPKVMLTDETAGSGGDLLPWMFRRFELGTIVGKRTWGGLVGILGFPTLMDGGRVTAPNLAIRTEEGYAVENVGVAPDIEVEQWPAEVAQGRDPQLDRAIAVALEALDKAPAAKPVQTPLPVRARR from the coding sequence ATGAGGACATTGATCGGCATGGGCGCGTGTGCCGCATTGCTCGCAGGCACCATGGCGCAGGCGGCCAATCCGCGCGATACGCGCATGCTGGCCAATCCGGCCGTGCACGGCGACAGCATCGCCTTCACCTATGACAACGACCTCTGGCTGGTCGCGCGTGACGGAGGCAGCGCGCGTCGCCTGACCCAGGCGCCAGGCCGCGAGTTCGTGCCGCGCTTCTCGCCGGACGGGCGCTGGCTGGCCTTCAGCGCCGAATACGGCGACAACGTCGACGTCTACGTGATGCCGGCCGGCGGCGGCGAAGCGAAGCGCCTGACCTGGCATCCGGGCAATGACATCGTGCGCGGCTTCACCCCGGCGGGCGAGGTGCTGTTCCAGTCCGAGGAAGGTCAGTTCAGCGGGCGCCTGAGCGCGCTTTACACCGTGCCGGTCGGCGGCGGCGTGCCGAAGCGGCTGCCGGTACCGAGCGGCGCGAAGGCGGCGCTCTCGCCGGATGGCACGACCCTGGCCTACTCGCCGAACGCGGAGGCGTTTCGCCAGTGGAAGAACTACCGCGGTGGCACGCAGAGCCGCATCTGGCTGATGGACATGCGCAGCCTTGCCGTCAGCGAAGTTTCCAAGCCGGCCGGTGGCAGCAATGACACCGATCCGATGTGGATCGGCGGCACGCTGTATTTCAGCTCCGACCGCGATGGCGAGTTCAACTTGTACCGCTACGACGCGACGACGAAGCAGGCGACGCGACTGACCGCATTCGAGGATTTCCCGGTGGTCTCCGCCGATGCCGATGCCGCCGGCGTGATCGTGTTCGAACAGGCCGGCTGGCTGCACGAGCTCGACACGCGCTCCGGCACGACGCGGCGGCTGGTCGTGGCGGCGGTGTCCGACCTCGCCGAAACACGTCCGCGCATCGCCAGCGACGTCAAATGGGTGCGCGAAGTGGCCGGCTCGCCGGATCTCAAGCGCCTCGCCATGAACTATCGCGGCGAGATCGTCACCGTGCCTGCCGGCAAGGGTGATCCTCGCCAGATCACACGCTCGCCCGGTGCCAACGACCACTCGCCGGCGTGGTCGGCCGACGGCCGCCTGATCGCCTGGTTCTCCGATGCCGACGGCGAATACGCGCTCCATGTCGGCGCGCAGGATGGCAGTGGCACGCCACGCAGGTACAAACTCGACGGCGCGGGCTACTACGACAGCCCACAGTTCTCCCCGGATGGCCAGCGCATCGCCTTCCAGGACAACAGTCAGTCGCTGTGGGTCATCGAACTCGCCAGCGGACGCACCGCCAAGATTGCCTCCGAACCTGTTTATTCGCCGCTCGACCGGATGAGCGCGAACTGGTCGCCCGACTCGCGCTGGCTGGCCTACACCGTGCAGAACGCCGGCCTGATCCAGACCGTGTACGCCTGGTCGGTCGACAGTGGCCGTTCGATCCGCCTCACCGATGGTCTTTCGGAAATGGTCGAACCGGCATTCGATCCGAACGGCGAGTTCCTCTACGTGCTCGCCTCGACCGATGCCGGCCCGCTCAAGGACTGGTTCTCGCAGGCCAATGGCGATGCCGTGATGACCCATGGCCTGTACGCGATCACCCTGCGCCGCGACGGCCCGCACCCGATCCCGCCACAGAGCGACGAGGTCGAGGTGAAATCCGCCGAAACGAAGGCCACCGACAAGAATGCGAAGGACAAACCGGCCGTGCGCGTACGCATCGATGCCGAGGGCATCGAGGACCGCATCGTCGCCCTGCCCGCCGGCAGCGCCGGGCGCAGCGGACTGCGCGTTGGCACCAGCGGCGAGATCTACTTCCTCGAAACCGCCAACCCGCACGCCTCCGCAGGCTCCGGCGATGCCGAACTGAAGCGCTTCAGGCTCGAGGACCGCGAGGTGAAGACGCTGGCGAGGAAAGTCGGCGACTACCGCCTGTCCAGCGACGGCAAGCGCATCGCCTGGCTCAGCGGCAAGGACTGGTCGATCAGTGACATCAAGGACGAGTTGAAGCCTGGCGACGGCAAGCTCGCCCTCGAGCGCATCGCCGTCGCGGTCGATCCGCGCGCGGAATGGCACCAGATTCTCGACGACGCCTGGCGCATCAACCGCGATTATTTCTATGCCGACAACTTCCACGGTGCCGACTGGCCGAAGATGCGGGAGAAATACCGCGCGTTCCTGCCCGACCTCGCCACGCGCGCCGACCTCGACACGGTCATCCGCATGATGCTGAGCGAACTCGCGGTCGGCCACAGTTACCTTTCCCCAGGCGACTACCCGGCGAAGCCGAAGAAGATCGAGGTCGGTTTGCTCGGCGCCGACTACGTGCTCGTTGGCGACCGCTATCGTTTCAGCAAGGTGCTCGGTGGTCTCAACTGGAACCCGGACCTGCGCTCGCCGCTGCGCACGCCGGGCGTCGAGGTGCGTGCCGGCGAGTACCTGCTCGCCGTCGATGGCGTCGAGCTGCGCGCACCGATGAGCGTGTACGCCTTGTTCGAGAACAAGGCCGAGCGCCAGGTGCGCCTGCGCGTCGGTCCGAACGCCGACGGCAGCGGCGCACGCGAGGTCACCGTGGTGCCGGTAGCCAGCGAGAACGGCCTGCGCTACCGCGACTGGGTAGAGGGCAACCTGCGCTACGTCGACGCGAAGAGCGGCGGGCGCCTCGCCTACGTGCACGTGCCGAACACGGCAGCCGCAGGCTTCGAGTCGTTCAAGCGCTATTTCTATCCGCAGTCGAACAAGGCCGGCATCATCCTCGATGAACGCTTCAACGGCGGCGGCCTGATCGCCGACTACTACATCGACATCCTGCGCCGCCCGCTGATCGCGCACTGGAAGATGCGCTACGGCGAGGACCTGGTCAGCCCGCGCGGCGCGATCTTCGGACCGAAGGTCATGCTCACCGACGAGACGGCCGGCTCCGGCGGCGACCTGTTGCCATGGATGTTCCGCCGCTTCGAGCTCGGCACCATCGTCGGCAAGCGCACCTGGGGCGGCCTGGTCGGCATCCTCGGCTTTCCGACCCTGATGGACGGCGGCAGAGTCACCGCGCCGAACCTCGCAATCCGCACCGAGGAAGGCTATGCGGTCGAGAACGTCGGCGTGGCGCCCGACATCGAGGTCGAGCAGTGGCCGGCCGAAGTCGCCCAGGGCCGCGACCCGCAACTCGACCGCGCGATCGCGGTGGCGCTCGAAGCGCTCGACAAGGCGCCCGCCGCGAAACCCGTGCAGACGCCGCTGCCGGTGCGCGCGCGGCGCTGA